In Triticum dicoccoides isolate Atlit2015 ecotype Zavitan unplaced genomic scaffold, WEW_v2.0 scaffold69763, whole genome shotgun sequence, one DNA window encodes the following:
- the LOC119347616 gene encoding uncharacterized protein LOC119347616, which produces MPSRRRNSSRDAWHGVACRSSGCLLEFMRAYFGLLSEEQAGRYLIWARADIAMAVLLVEHELYDARPAPPDPRSSRTRQSLRLAAMHMQHPSPDSLVSLATAWLPPQKLEILAPILRHDGGRNRLAVQDVKNILHVLRHQDDISAMATLQSPPPLEEGTTSCIYLGDGRIAYTTIVQRAGDHIASLRRPQDTQSTLISYSTAAPSATDTTAEPHDSPCAYVVSLDMDEARQCPYVRSLEMSLLGTIHGFYLKALAMLPSYAARHHVRGILLAGHCYGPMDPVSNIILSTVWYDANFPLPVADRGTQAHHILDTLTVLRVVTSSLHGLVALLHANSGKHLLLHEILKYLCYRKCDLATMLQPYLHRNSPNPFASAAAAARHPQASAWATFLSSLAPTKLDQIRSLMISATANNTALSYESLTEIYNILREETRKAVTLPAPKLCRMAVSILTRKREAYAHQQSFIRGRIEQLLLEYARRHPSETKYDLDFICGVAVTLTGHQDQCYHVNFMAATKSTSKNTLFFAEVWWAYQDQSKPSVCCPLPQPYTMGRCYYGQESARKLAYPDDSIDYFSRDITHGGLDDTEGILNTDFLYFDSERDVGLAKVLQRMGKKEEVMQRSSTGRRAEWTAGVPLC; this is translated from the exons ATGCCGTCGCGCCGCCGAAACTCGAGCAGGGATGCATGGCACGGCGTCGCGTGCAGGTCCAGCGGGTGCCTCCTCGAGTTCATGCGGGCCTACTTCGGGCTGCTCAGCGAGGAGCAAGCCGGGCGGTACCTCATCTGGGCGCGTGCCGACATCGCCATGGCGGTTCTGCTCGTCGAGCACGAGCTCTACGACGCCCGTCCTGCACCGCCGGACCCTCGCTCCAGCAGGACGCGGCAGTCTCTCAGGCTCGCTGCTATGCACATGCAACACCCTTCGCCGGACAGCCTCGTGTCGCTCGCTACGGCGTGGCTTCCACCGCAGAAGCTCGAGATACTTGCCCCCATCCTACGACACGATGGCGGTCGGAATAGGCTGGCTGTCCAAGACGTAAAGAACATCCTCCACGTGCTGCGCCACCAAGACGACATATCCGCCATGGCTACATTGCAGTCACCGCCGCCGCTTGAAGAAGGCACTACGAGCTGCATCTACCTTGGAGATGGCCGGATCGCGTACACCACCATTGTCCAGCGAGCCGGCGACCACATCGCATCTCTACGGCGTCCTCAAGACACGCAGTCCACGCTAATCTCTTACTCCACCGCAGCACCGTCGGCGACAGACACGACGGCGGAGCCGCACGACTCCCCTTGCGCATACGTGGTGTCTCTCGACATGGACGAGGCCCGACAATGCCCGTACGTACGGTCTCTGGAGATGTCCCTCCTGGGCACCATCCATGGATTCTACCTCAAGGCGCTCGCCATGCTGCCAAGCTACGCCGCGCGCCACCATGTACGCGGCATCCTCCTAGCCGGCCACTGCTACGGCCCAATGGACCCTGTCTCCAACATCATCCTCAGTACCGTCTGGTATGACGCCAACTTCCCACTCCCCGTGGCTGATCGTGGGACGCAGGCGCACCACATCCTTGACACCCTCACCGTGCTCAGGGTGGTCACTAGCTCCCTGCACGGCCTCGTAGCTCTCCTGCACGCCAACTCCGGCAAGCATCTGCTGTTGCACGAGATCTTGAAGTACCTCTGCTACAGGAAGTGCGACTTGGCCACCATGTTACAGCCATATCTACACCGGAACTCTCCCAACCCTTTTGCCAGCGCCGCCGCTGCTGCTCGTCACCCGCAAGCGTCCGCTTGGGCAACATTTCTTTCATCATTGGCGCCGACGAAGCTAGACCAGATACGGTCCTTGATGATTAGTGCCACTGCCAACAACACCGCGCTTTCTTATGAGTCTTTGACCGAGATATACAACATCCTCAGAGAGGAAACCCGGAAGGCGGTGACACTGCCGGCTCCCAAACTCTGTCGGATGGCGGTGAGCATTCTCACAAGAAAGAGGGAGGCCTATGCTCACCAGCAGAGCTTCATTCGCGGTAGGATTGAACAGCTACTGCTGGAATACGCGCGTCGCCATCCTTCAGAAACAAAATATGATTTGGATTTTATATGCGGTGTAGCCGTAACATTAACCGGTCACCAGGATCAATGCTACCACGTCAATTTCATGGCAGCTACCAAATCGACATCCAAGAACACACTTTTCTTTGCCGAGGTTTGGTGGGCATATCAAGATCAGTCAAAGCCTTCCGTATGCTGCCCTCTGCCCCAACCGTATACCATGG GTCGTTGCTACTACGGCCAGGAGTCCGCACGTAAGCTCGCCTATCCGGATGACTCCATCGACTATTTCTCACGCGACATTACTCATGGCGGACTAGATGACACAGAAGGCATACTAAACACGGACTTTTTGTACTTCGACTCCGAGAGGGACGTCGGGCTTGCCAAGGTCTTGCAGAGGATGGGCAAGAAAGAAGAGGTCATGCAAAGGTCCTCTACTGGAAGGCGTGCTGAATGGACCGCCGGTGTTCCTCTGTGCTAG